A genomic segment from Flavobacterium inviolabile encodes:
- a CDS encoding lysophospholipid acyltransferase family protein encodes MGLFKRNPFGHILFIKKWLIRVFGALTHRRYRGFNELQIDGSEIIRALPDKNVLFISNHQTYFADVVAMFHVFNASLKGREDSIKNIGYLWEPKLNIYYVAAKETMQAGLLPRILSYVGAITVERTWRSKGKDVAESEKKDVNPNDTENIKIALADGWVITFPQGTTKSFKPVRKGTAHIIKQHKPVVVPIVIDGFRRSFDKKGLRLKKKGILQSFIIKEPLDIDYENDTIDEIVAKVEYAIEQHPSFLKVIPVEEIEAQEELNKQRQWDY; translated from the coding sequence ATGGGATTGTTTAAAAGAAATCCTTTCGGTCATATACTTTTTATTAAAAAATGGCTGATTCGTGTTTTTGGGGCTTTAACCCATAGGCGTTATCGCGGGTTTAATGAACTTCAGATTGACGGATCGGAAATTATCAGGGCATTACCGGATAAGAATGTACTTTTTATCTCCAATCATCAGACGTATTTTGCGGATGTGGTAGCGATGTTTCATGTTTTCAATGCCAGTTTAAAAGGCAGGGAAGACAGTATTAAAAATATCGGATACCTGTGGGAGCCCAAACTTAATATTTATTATGTAGCGGCAAAAGAGACCATGCAGGCCGGATTACTGCCAAGGATTTTATCCTATGTGGGAGCAATTACTGTAGAAAGAACCTGGCGTTCTAAAGGTAAAGATGTAGCCGAATCGGAAAAAAAGGATGTCAACCCGAATGATACCGAAAATATTAAGATCGCTTTGGCCGATGGATGGGTAATTACCTTTCCGCAGGGAACAACAAAGTCGTTTAAACCGGTTAGAAAAGGAACAGCACACATTATCAAACAGCATAAACCGGTAGTGGTACCTATCGTTATTGACGGTTTCAGACGTTCTTTTGATAAAAAAGGACTGCGGTTAAAAAAGAAAGGCATTCTGCAATCGTTTATCATCAAGGAACCGTTGGATATTGATTATGAAAACGATACTATAGACGAAATTGTCGCAAAAGTGGAATATGCTATTGAACAGCATCCTTCCTTTTTAAAAGTTATTCCGGTGGAAGAAATTGAAGCCCAGGAAGAACTGAACAAACAAAGACAGTGGGATTATTAA
- a CDS encoding RNA polymerase sigma factor — protein sequence MNSSLEQSFVSQLEEHQNIIHKICRLYTSDEDSHKDLFQEITIQLWKAFPQFRGEAKFTTWAYRVALNTAITLYRKKTKTVNTIEFDNKIHRFNHEDYNFEEEEQIKLLYKAVHQLNDIEKALVFMYLEDKDYTEIAETLGISEVNARVKMNRIKGKLKKIVNP from the coding sequence ATGAATTCGAGTTTAGAGCAATCTTTTGTTTCCCAATTGGAAGAACATCAGAATATTATACACAAGATTTGTCGGCTGTATACTTCTGATGAGGATTCGCACAAAGATTTGTTTCAGGAAATCACGATTCAGTTATGGAAAGCTTTCCCGCAATTTCGCGGAGAAGCAAAATTTACTACATGGGCCTACCGGGTCGCTTTGAATACAGCGATTACATTATACCGAAAAAAGACAAAAACGGTTAATACTATCGAATTTGACAATAAAATACACCGATTTAATCACGAGGATTACAATTTTGAGGAAGAAGAGCAGATTAAATTATTGTATAAAGCGGTACATCAATTAAATGATATTGAAAAAGCCTTAGTCTTTATGTATCTGGAAGACAAGGATTATACGGAGATTGCCGAAACCCTGGGAATCAGCGAAGTAAATGCCCGGGTAAAGATGAACCGTATTAAAGGAAAATTAAAAAAAATTGTAAATCCATAA
- a CDS encoding NAD(P)/FAD-dependent oxidoreductase: protein MNIPRSSFPRIVIIGGGFAGIALAKKLRNKNVQVVLLDKHNYHTFQPLLYQVATGGLEAGSIAYPIRKVVQEYENFYFRLAQVKEIDTEHKKVIADIGDLYYDYLVIATGSKTNYFGNKEIEKNSMAMKTIPQSLNIRSLILENFEQALLTNDINERLSLMNFVIVGGGPTGVELAGALAEMKKAILPKDYPDLDVRKMEINLIQGSNKILDAMSAKASQKAEDFLRGLGVSIWKNVKVTNYDGKTVTTSSDLIFESATVIWTAGVKGAAIKGLHAESLVDRIERIKVDEFNQVHGYEDIFAIGDIAMVETEKYPMGHPMMAQPALQQGALLADNLIKKIQNQQRKPFLYHDKGAMATIGRNKAVVDLPKWHFNGVFAWFVWMFVHLFSLIGFKNKAVVFMNWVYNYIRFDREGRLIIRPYKKKSSQSFIPDEM from the coding sequence ATGAATATTCCCCGTTCAAGTTTTCCCAGAATCGTTATTATAGGAGGTGGATTTGCAGGAATTGCATTAGCAAAAAAACTCAGAAACAAAAATGTTCAGGTTGTCCTTTTGGACAAACACAACTATCATACTTTTCAACCGTTGCTGTACCAGGTTGCTACCGGTGGCCTTGAAGCCGGTTCGATAGCCTATCCTATCCGGAAAGTGGTTCAGGAATATGAGAATTTCTATTTCAGGCTGGCGCAGGTAAAAGAGATCGATACGGAACATAAAAAGGTTATTGCCGATATAGGCGATTTATACTACGATTACCTGGTGATTGCCACCGGGTCCAAAACCAATTATTTCGGGAATAAGGAGATTGAGAAAAACAGTATGGCGATGAAAACCATTCCGCAGTCTCTGAATATCCGCAGTCTGATACTGGAAAATTTCGAACAGGCATTACTGACCAATGATATTAACGAGCGTTTGAGCCTGATGAACTTTGTAATTGTTGGCGGCGGACCAACCGGAGTAGAACTTGCCGGTGCTTTAGCCGAGATGAAGAAAGCCATTTTGCCAAAAGATTACCCGGATCTGGATGTGCGGAAAATGGAAATCAACCTGATCCAGGGATCGAACAAGATTCTGGATGCGATGTCTGCCAAAGCTTCTCAGAAAGCAGAAGACTTTTTAAGAGGACTGGGCGTGAGTATCTGGAAAAATGTAAAGGTGACCAATTATGACGGTAAAACAGTGACAACCAGTTCCGATTTGATTTTTGAATCGGCTACAGTGATCTGGACAGCCGGTGTTAAAGGCGCAGCGATAAAAGGTTTACATGCCGAATCGCTGGTGGACAGGATAGAAAGGATCAAAGTGGATGAATTCAACCAGGTTCACGGATATGAAGATATTTTTGCAATAGGGGATATTGCGATGGTGGAAACCGAAAAATACCCGATGGGACACCCGATGATGGCTCAGCCGGCTTTGCAGCAGGGAGCGCTTTTAGCGGATAACCTTATCAAAAAGATACAGAACCAGCAAAGAAAACCATTTTTGTACCACGATAAAGGTGCGATGGCGACCATCGGCAGGAATAAAGCGGTTGTCGATTTGCCGAAATGGCATTTTAACGGGGTTTTTGCCTGGTTTGTATGGATGTTTGTTCATTTGTTCTCTTTAATCGGATTTAAGAACAAAGCGGTTGTTTTTATGAACTGGGTATACAATTATATCCGTTTCGACAGGGAAGGACGTTTGATTATCCGGCCTTATAAAAAGAAAAGCTCCCAGAGTTTTATTCCGGATGAAATGTAA
- a CDS encoding DUF3810 domain-containing protein, with translation MNKKLLLPLFLGVQILFLKVLSFFPEFVERFYSNGFYPFLSRILRISFGKIPFSIGDLLYFIVILLLLKWLWKQRKSWKTAWKDNLLSLVGFVSVFYFLFNLLWGVNYHRVPLYKKLAIEKDYSLEELMDFTKRVIVKVNAVHAQIEKNDSLKVSVPYTQKQLFEKTLNGYHHLGEAFPFFAYDHKSVKASLISTPLTYMGFSGYLNPFTNEAQVNDLIPKTNFATTTCHEMAHQIGYASESEANFIGYMASIYNDDIYFNYSGYTYALRYCLHNIEMKEEGKTKELLPLIRPGVLENFKDSDAFWDSHQNIMEPLFKVFYDNFLKLNQQKDGMESYSKFVDLLVNYYEKRAL, from the coding sequence ATGAATAAAAAGCTGTTACTCCCCCTGTTTTTAGGGGTACAAATCCTGTTTTTAAAAGTACTTTCTTTTTTTCCTGAATTCGTAGAACGTTTTTACAGCAATGGCTTTTACCCTTTCCTGTCCCGGATATTGCGCATCAGTTTTGGCAAAATTCCTTTTTCTATTGGTGACCTGTTGTATTTTATCGTAATACTGCTGTTGCTAAAATGGCTTTGGAAACAACGCAAGTCCTGGAAAACCGCCTGGAAAGACAACCTGCTCAGTCTGGTCGGATTTGTGTCTGTATTTTATTTTCTGTTCAACCTGCTTTGGGGCGTGAACTACCACCGTGTTCCGCTGTATAAAAAACTGGCCATAGAAAAGGACTATTCACTGGAAGAACTGATGGATTTTACCAAACGGGTGATTGTCAAAGTGAATGCCGTTCACGCGCAGATCGAAAAAAATGACAGCCTGAAAGTTTCCGTTCCGTATACCCAAAAACAACTCTTTGAAAAAACACTGAACGGCTATCATCACCTTGGCGAAGCATTTCCCTTTTTCGCATACGATCATAAATCCGTTAAAGCGTCATTGATCAGCACACCGCTCACCTATATGGGTTTTAGCGGTTACCTGAATCCGTTTACCAATGAAGCACAGGTGAACGACCTGATCCCGAAAACCAATTTTGCCACAACTACCTGTCATGAAATGGCACATCAGATTGGCTATGCTTCCGAAAGTGAAGCCAATTTTATCGGTTATATGGCTTCCATCTATAATGATGATATTTATTTCAACTACTCCGGTTATACGTATGCGCTTCGCTACTGCCTGCACAATATTGAAATGAAAGAAGAAGGAAAGACCAAAGAACTTCTGCCGTTGATTCGTCCCGGTGTTCTGGAAAACTTTAAAGATTCCGATGCTTTCTGGGACAGCCACCAGAACATTATGGAACCGCTTTTTAAAGTGTTCTACGACAACTTCCTGAAACTGAATCAGCAAAAAGACGGCATGGAAAGCTACAGTAAATTTGTGGATCTGCTGGTTAATTATTACGAAAAGAGAGCATTATAA
- a CDS encoding (2Fe-2S) ferredoxin domain-containing protein, whose amino-acid sequence MKKLEAPQKTIFFCDGSKCSKENKHNRKAIRSLVKEAGLKDEVALVKTYCTDNCKCAPVISVQPENLWFGEVSEKKAVQIFEEHIALPVLKIAK is encoded by the coding sequence ATGAAAAAGTTAGAAGCGCCTCAAAAAACAATTTTTTTCTGTGATGGCAGCAAATGCAGCAAAGAGAATAAGCACAATCGCAAAGCCATTCGTTCCTTAGTAAAGGAAGCTGGCTTAAAAGATGAAGTGGCTTTGGTTAAAACCTATTGCACGGATAACTGTAAATGTGCCCCGGTAATTTCCGTTCAGCCGGAAAACCTTTGGTTTGGTGAAGTATCGGAAAAAAAAGCAGTTCAGATTTTTGAAGAACACATTGCCTTACCGGTTTTAAAAATTGCAAAATAA
- a CDS encoding aminoacyl-histidine dipeptidase — MSQEVRNLEPKQLWNKFADLNAVPRPSKKEERVIAFMMDFGKKLGLETINDEVGNVIIKKPATAGMENKKTIVMQSHLDMVHQKNNDTNFDFDTQGIEMYVDGDWVRAKGTTLGADNGLGVATIMAILESNDIPHPAIEALFTIDEETGMTGAMGLKGGLLDGEILLNLDTEEDDEIDIGCAGGVDVTAVREYEEEETPADSVGYTITVKGLNGGHSGMDIDKGLGNANKIMNRLLFDGFENFGLQVAEINGGSLRNAIPRESVAKVIISQIYDEAFVFDMQEVIGDIKAEFKTTEPNLTIEIVKSDLPAKVMDLGVQEGLVRALYTAHNGVYRMSADMANLVETSNNIARVIVKEGKITIQCLTRSSVETSKFDLANALRSAFELIGCEVNFAGSYPGWTPNVNSPILDVLTAIYEKQNGSKPHVVACHAGLECGILGTNYPDMDMISFGPTIKGAHSPDERASIASAQKYWKFVLEILQNIPSKN; from the coding sequence ATGAGCCAGGAAGTAAGAAACCTTGAGCCTAAACAGCTTTGGAATAAGTTTGCCGATTTGAATGCTGTACCCCGTCCTTCAAAAAAAGAAGAGCGTGTGATTGCATTTATGATGGATTTCGGTAAAAAACTAGGACTTGAAACGATCAACGACGAAGTTGGTAACGTAATCATCAAAAAACCGGCAACTGCTGGTATGGAAAACAAAAAGACCATAGTAATGCAATCGCATCTGGATATGGTTCACCAAAAAAATAACGACACAAATTTTGATTTCGATACACAGGGAATTGAAATGTATGTTGACGGAGACTGGGTTCGCGCAAAAGGAACTACTCTTGGTGCCGATAACGGACTTGGTGTGGCTACAATCATGGCTATTCTGGAAAGTAACGATATTCCGCATCCGGCAATTGAAGCCTTATTCACGATTGATGAAGAAACGGGTATGACCGGTGCTATGGGATTAAAAGGCGGTTTGCTTGACGGTGAGATCCTTTTAAACCTGGATACGGAAGAAGATGATGAAATCGATATCGGATGTGCCGGTGGTGTAGATGTTACTGCTGTTCGTGAGTATGAAGAGGAAGAAACTCCTGCAGATTCTGTAGGTTATACCATTACGGTAAAAGGACTTAACGGAGGACATTCCGGTATGGATATCGACAAAGGATTAGGAAACGCGAACAAAATCATGAACCGTTTGTTATTTGACGGATTTGAAAACTTCGGTTTACAGGTTGCGGAGATCAACGGTGGTAGTTTGCGTAATGCTATCCCGAGAGAAAGTGTTGCAAAAGTGATTATTTCCCAGATTTATGATGAAGCTTTTGTGTTTGATATGCAGGAAGTGATCGGGGATATCAAAGCAGAATTCAAAACGACAGAACCGAATTTAACGATCGAAATCGTAAAATCGGATCTACCGGCTAAAGTAATGGACTTAGGTGTTCAGGAAGGTCTGGTACGTGCTTTATATACCGCTCATAACGGTGTGTACCGTATGAGTGCCGATATGGCTAATTTAGTGGAAACGTCAAACAATATCGCTCGTGTAATTGTTAAGGAAGGAAAAATCACCATCCAGTGTTTAACCCGTTCTTCTGTGGAAACGTCAAAATTCGATTTAGCAAATGCATTGCGTTCGGCTTTTGAATTGATTGGCTGTGAAGTTAATTTTGCAGGTTCTTACCCGGGATGGACACCAAACGTGAATTCTCCTATCCTGGATGTATTAACGGCCATTTACGAAAAACAAAACGGTTCCAAACCACATGTGGTAGCATGCCATGCCGGATTGGAATGTGGTATTCTGGGAACAAATTACCCGGATATGGATATGATTTCTTTCGGACCGACCATCAAAGGAGCGCATAGCCCGGATGAAAGAGCATCTATCGCTTCTGCACAGAAGTACTGGAAATTCGTATTGGAGATTTTACAAAATATCCCATCGAAAAACTAA
- a CDS encoding DUF6705 family protein, translated as MKKIFYIILLGLTTVYSYGQQERIEEMKNFRNQYFKRSPILTYYFKDVNNYFAPFIGTWIYQNGNQTFVINFWKETKNAYLNETPKYYLDELGGHYKLVQNYGQSNEQLIYTSQINIGNSITPWSTIVTANQPIEPYKMGGFVYDVTGVVNPAYPLGVRGELEMIINPVNPNTAQWKVKLPPGIRLSDQPSTFTIPTNVTLTKVNQ; from the coding sequence ATGAAAAAAATATTCTATATAATTTTATTAGGGCTTACTACCGTTTATTCTTATGGGCAACAAGAACGAATTGAGGAAATGAAAAATTTTCGCAATCAATATTTTAAGAGAAGTCCGATTCTTACCTATTATTTCAAAGATGTTAATAATTATTTCGCGCCATTTATCGGAACCTGGATTTATCAAAACGGGAACCAAACTTTTGTTATTAACTTCTGGAAGGAAACTAAAAATGCTTATCTCAATGAAACCCCAAAATATTATCTTGATGAATTGGGAGGGCATTATAAATTAGTTCAAAATTACGGGCAGTCAAACGAACAGTTAATTTATACCTCACAGATAAACATTGGTAATTCCATTACGCCTTGGTCAACTATAGTTACTGCAAATCAGCCAATTGAACCATATAAGATGGGTGGTTTCGTTTATGATGTGACAGGAGTAGTGAATCCTGCTTATCCTTTGGGGGTAAGAGGAGAATTGGAGATGATAATTAATCCAGTTAATCCTAATACGGCGCAATGGAAAGTTAAATTACCGCCGGGTATACGTCTTTCTGACCAGCCAAGTACTTTTACAATACCCACTAACGTAACACTAACAAAAGTTAATCAGTAA
- a CDS encoding DUF6705 family protein codes for MKKIVYLFLLMFITTFSYSQQEKIEEIRQYYNPNFNTSPFYIYYYKDINNYFTPFIGTWIYQNGNQTFVMLFWKETKIGYPDTNPKYYVDELRGHYKLVQNYGQPNEQLIYTSQKNVGNSITPWPTIVMSNQPTEPYKMTGTIFDVAGVLNPSYPTGVRGELEMIINPANPNTAQWEVTLPMGMRGLDQPSTFTIPTNITLTKVNQ; via the coding sequence ATGAAAAAAATAGTATACCTGTTTTTATTAATGTTTATTACCACGTTTTCTTATTCGCAACAGGAAAAAATTGAGGAAATAAGACAATATTACAACCCCAATTTTAACACAAGTCCTTTTTATATTTATTACTATAAGGATATAAATAACTATTTTACCCCATTTATCGGAACCTGGATTTACCAAAACGGAAACCAAACTTTTGTTATGCTTTTTTGGAAGGAAACAAAAATTGGCTACCCAGATACAAATCCAAAGTACTATGTTGATGAGTTACGCGGACATTATAAATTAGTTCAAAATTACGGGCAGCCAAATGAACAGCTAATTTATACCTCTCAAAAAAATGTAGGAAATTCAATAACGCCGTGGCCAACAATTGTTATGTCCAACCAACCAACGGAACCATACAAAATGACTGGTACTATTTTTGACGTGGCTGGTGTCTTAAACCCATCATACCCGACAGGAGTTAGAGGAGAATTAGAAATGATAATCAATCCGGCTAATCCTAATACGGCGCAATGGGAGGTAACTTTACCTATGGGAATGCGTGGCTTAGACCAGCCAAGCACTTTTACAATACCCACTAATATAACACTGACAAAAGTTAATCAGTAA
- a CDS encoding DUF6705 family protein — protein sequence MKKIVYLFLLMFTVFFSYAQQEKIENIGQYFDSNFKPSPFFTYYYKDIDNNFIPFIGTWINQNGNQTFILTLWKVEKIPGYPNNPPKYYIDKLRGHYKLVQNYGQPNEQLIYTSQMNIGNSTMPLETIVMGNQPIEPYKMSGFVYDITGVVNPAYPLGVKGQLSMEINPVNLNTAQWKVILPMGMRGSDEPSTFTIPTNVTLTKVNQ from the coding sequence ATGAAAAAAATAGTATACCTTTTTTTATTAATGTTTACAGTCTTTTTTTCTTATGCACAACAGGAAAAAATAGAAAATATCGGACAATATTTTGATTCAAACTTTAAGCCAAGTCCCTTTTTTACATACTACTATAAAGATATTGACAACAATTTCATCCCATTTATTGGAACCTGGATTAATCAAAACGGGAATCAAACCTTTATTTTAACTTTATGGAAAGTTGAAAAAATCCCGGGATATCCTAATAATCCACCTAAATATTATATTGACAAATTGAGAGGACATTATAAATTAGTTCAAAATTACGGGCAACCAAACGAACAGCTAATTTATACTTCTCAAATGAATATAGGAAATTCAACAATGCCTTTGGAAACTATTGTAATGGGAAATCAGCCAATTGAGCCATATAAGATGAGTGGTTTCGTTTATGATATTACTGGAGTAGTGAATCCTGCTTATCCTTTAGGTGTAAAAGGGCAGTTGAGTATGGAAATAAACCCAGTTAACCTGAACACAGCGCAATGGAAAGTAATATTACCTATGGGAATGCGTGGCTCAGACGAACCAAGCACTTTTACGATACCGACTAACGTAACACTAACAAAAGTTAATCAGTAA
- a CDS encoding DUF6705 family protein, which produces MKKIVYLFLLMFTVFFSYAQTEKTVDIRQFYNSNLKKSSLIIYYYKDVNNYFTPFIGTWIYQNGNQTFVIRFWKETKASYINENPKFYIDELCGHYKLVQNYGQPNEQVIYTSEKNIGNSVTPWSTIIIAGKALENYKMTGQVFDVAGVLNPSYPTGVRGELEMIINPANPDTAQWEVTLPMGMRGLGQPSTFTIPTNITLTKVN; this is translated from the coding sequence ATGAAAAAAATAGTATACCTTTTTTTATTAATGTTTACAGTCTTTTTTTCTTACGCACAGACAGAGAAAACAGTGGACATAAGACAATTTTACAACTCTAATTTAAAAAAGAGTTCTCTAATTATTTATTACTATAAGGATGTAAACAATTATTTTACTCCATTTATCGGAACCTGGATTTACCAAAACGGTAACCAAACTTTTGTTATAAGATTTTGGAAAGAAACGAAAGCCAGCTACATCAATGAAAATCCGAAGTTTTATATAGATGAATTATGCGGACACTATAAATTAGTTCAGAATTACGGGCAGCCAAATGAACAGGTTATTTATACATCTGAAAAAAACATAGGTAATTCAGTCACCCCATGGTCGACAATTATTATTGCGGGTAAAGCGTTAGAGAATTATAAGATGACAGGACAAGTATTTGATGTTGCCGGTGTCTTAAATCCTTCATACCCAACAGGAGTTAGAGGAGAATTAGAAATGATAATCAATCCGGCCAATCCTGATACAGCACAATGGGAGGTAACTTTACCTATGGGAATGCGTGGCTTAGGCCAGCCAAGCACTTTTACGATACCCACTAACATAACACTAACAAAAGTGAATTAA
- a CDS encoding DUF6265 family protein — MAKKSITLAAIAITALVVSCQKKEKTETTAPEPAAKTYALIDKASWLVGEWGNTSKEGVLTETWTRLNDSTLTAQTYFVAGKDTVHTESVVLEQKMDSLFYIPTVKNQNDGKPVTFKLTSSTDQLLVFENPKHDFPQKITYNKITNDSLVAAISGMKNGKESKESYPMKKKS; from the coding sequence ATGGCTAAAAAAAGTATCACACTGGCGGCAATCGCAATAACGGCTCTGGTGGTTTCCTGCCAGAAAAAAGAAAAAACGGAAACCACAGCCCCGGAACCCGCAGCAAAAACCTATGCCCTGATTGACAAGGCTTCCTGGCTGGTTGGCGAATGGGGCAATACCTCCAAAGAAGGTGTTTTAACCGAAACCTGGACCAGACTAAACGACAGTACGCTAACCGCACAGACCTACTTTGTGGCGGGTAAAGACACCGTTCATACCGAAAGTGTTGTACTGGAACAAAAAATGGACAGTTTGTTTTATATCCCTACCGTTAAAAATCAAAACGACGGCAAGCCGGTTACTTTTAAATTGACCAGCAGCACGGATCAGCTTCTTGTTTTTGAAAACCCGAAACATGATTTCCCGCAGAAGATCACGTATAACAAGATTACAAACGATAGCCTGGTCGCAGCAATTTCCGGAATGAAAAACGGAAAAGAAAGCAAGGAAAGTTATCCGATGAAGAAAAAATCATAA
- a CDS encoding SRPBCC family protein — protein sequence MENFDWTTFTIRIAINTTISKLYAAWTQASEIEKWFLSNANNFDPDGNIIAKNIPVQKGFRYEWNWYLYDVMEMGTFTEANGRDALQFTFAGSCQVAIKLTDHKEYVLVELTQKDIPTDDHSKKEIRLGCHSGWSFYLVNLKSVYEGGLDLRNRNPNLKPMLNN from the coding sequence ATGGAAAATTTCGATTGGACTACATTCACGATAAGGATTGCCATAAACACTACTATTTCAAAACTTTATGCTGCCTGGACACAGGCTTCCGAAATAGAAAAATGGTTCCTGAGCAATGCCAATAATTTCGATCCCGACGGAAATATCATCGCTAAAAACATCCCGGTTCAAAAAGGGTTTCGCTATGAATGGAACTGGTATTTGTATGATGTCATGGAGATGGGAACATTTACCGAAGCCAACGGCAGGGATGCCCTTCAGTTTACCTTTGCCGGATCGTGCCAGGTTGCGATCAAACTTACCGACCACAAAGAATATGTACTGGTCGAGCTGACTCAAAAAGACATTCCAACAGATGATCATTCCAAAAAAGAAATCCGTTTGGGCTGTCACAGCGGCTGGTCCTTTTATCTGGTGAATCTGAAATCCGTTTATGAAGGCGGACTGGATTTAAGGAACAGGAATCCTAATTTAAAACCAATGCTCAACAACTAA
- the prfA gene encoding peptide chain release factor 1, giving the protein MLDRLQIVKQRFDEISDLIIQPDVIADQKRYVQLNKEYKDLKALVEKRDEYVNLDGNIKEANEIIADGSDAEMVEMAKLQLDEAKERLPELEEEIKFLLIPKDPEDAKNVMVEIRAGTGGDEASIFAGDLFRMYTKYCEGKGWRTSVVDMNEGTSGGFKEVIFEVTGEDVYGTLKFEAGVHRVQRVPQTETQGRVHTSAATVMVLPEAEEFDVQIDMNDVRIDFFCSSGPGGQSVNTTKSAVRMTHIPTGLVAQCQDEKSQHKNKDKALTVLRSRLYEMELAKKQEEDAKKRNSQVSSGDRSAKIRTYNYPQGRVTDHRIGLTLYDLDGVMNGSIQKVIDELQLVSNTEKLKESEVF; this is encoded by the coding sequence ATGTTAGACAGACTTCAAATAGTAAAACAACGTTTTGATGAGATTTCGGACTTAATTATCCAGCCGGATGTTATTGCCGACCAGAAGCGTTATGTACAGTTAAATAAAGAATACAAGGATTTAAAAGCATTGGTTGAAAAACGTGATGAGTATGTAAATCTTGACGGGAATATTAAGGAAGCGAACGAAATAATTGCCGACGGTTCTGATGCGGAAATGGTAGAAATGGCCAAATTGCAATTGGATGAAGCAAAAGAACGCTTACCGGAACTTGAAGAAGAAATCAAGTTTTTGTTGATCCCGAAAGATCCGGAAGATGCTAAAAACGTAATGGTGGAGATCCGTGCCGGTACCGGAGGAGATGAAGCCAGTATTTTTGCCGGCGATTTATTCCGTATGTATACCAAATACTGTGAAGGTAAAGGATGGAGAACATCTGTAGTGGATATGAACGAAGGAACTTCGGGAGGATTCAAAGAGGTTATTTTTGAAGTAACCGGAGAAGATGTGTATGGTACTTTAAAATTTGAAGCAGGTGTTCACCGTGTACAGCGTGTTCCGCAAACGGAAACTCAGGGACGTGTTCACACTTCGGCAGCGACCGTTATGGTACTTCCGGAAGCAGAAGAATTTGATGTACAGATTGATATGAATGATGTGCGTATTGACTTTTTCTGTTCGTCAGGTCCTGGTGGTCAGTCGGTAAATACAACAAAATCGGCTGTACGTATGACACACATTCCAACCGGTTTGGTGGCACAGTGTCAGGATGAGAAATCGCAGCATAAAAATAAAGATAAAGCACTAACGGTATTGCGTTCCCGTTTATACGAAATGGAATTGGCAAAGAAACAGGAAGAAGATGCTAAAAAACGTAACTCACAGGTGAGCAGCGGTGACCGTTCTGCTAAAATCCGTACCTATAACTATCCGCAGGGACGTGTTACCGATCACAGAATCGGATTAACATTATACGATCTGGACGGGGTAATGAACGGAAGCATCCAGAAAGTAATCGACGAATTACAATTGGTAAGCAACACCGAGAAATTAAAAGAAAGCGAAGTATTTTAA